The proteins below are encoded in one region of Bremerella sp. P1:
- a CDS encoding sulfatase family protein, with protein sequence MNLGRNLAGLSSATILVSMCLGSVVSTAYAADLPNIVFYISDDHSQFDSSLYGDATIPTPNFEKLAADGMMFTHAFVASPSCAPSRSAMLTGLMPLRNGAQANHTYPKEGTPYLVANLQQAGYEVAAFGKVAHGKDSRNVGFDHLSLKKPIEQMRLEIQRYLKSRKGNKPLCLFVGTTNPHVPWTSTPTINPKDVALPPHVLDTPSTREHRAAYYQEIIDLDQFLGELRQIAANQLGKNTLFLHTSDHGSQWPFGKWNLYDYGTRVPLIVSWPGKIEAGTTSDAMVSAIDLLPTLIEIAGGKALENLDGRSFASILLGNSDSHRDVIFTTHTGDGKKNIYPIRSIRTREWKLIHNLHPEFAHTNHSDLDRKPMAGAYWNE encoded by the coding sequence ATGAATCTCGGACGTAATTTGGCTGGTCTCAGTTCAGCAACGATCCTCGTTTCGATGTGTCTGGGTAGTGTTGTGTCCACGGCATACGCTGCAGACCTTCCGAACATTGTTTTCTATATCTCCGATGACCACTCACAATTCGACTCCAGTCTTTATGGTGATGCCACCATACCAACACCCAATTTCGAGAAGCTCGCGGCTGATGGGATGATGTTCACGCACGCATTCGTCGCCTCTCCTTCATGTGCTCCCAGTCGATCGGCGATGCTGACGGGGCTCATGCCACTACGCAACGGTGCTCAGGCCAACCATACGTACCCCAAGGAAGGAACCCCCTACCTCGTCGCAAACCTCCAACAAGCCGGGTACGAGGTTGCCGCGTTCGGAAAAGTCGCTCACGGTAAAGACTCCCGGAACGTCGGATTTGATCATCTCAGTCTGAAGAAGCCGATCGAACAAATGCGACTGGAAATTCAACGGTATCTTAAGAGCCGAAAGGGTAACAAGCCGCTCTGTTTATTCGTGGGCACGACGAACCCTCATGTTCCGTGGACAAGTACTCCTACAATCAATCCTAAAGATGTTGCGTTACCTCCGCACGTGCTCGATACGCCGTCAACCCGCGAGCATCGTGCCGCCTACTATCAGGAAATCATCGACCTGGATCAGTTCCTCGGGGAACTCCGCCAAATCGCCGCCAACCAACTTGGCAAAAACACACTGTTTCTTCACACCAGCGATCACGGCTCCCAATGGCCCTTCGGGAAGTGGAATCTGTATGACTATGGAACACGAGTCCCTCTCATTGTTAGCTGGCCCGGAAAGATCGAAGCCGGAACTACTTCTGATGCCATGGTCAGCGCGATCGACTTACTACCGACACTTATCGAGATTGCCGGAGGGAAGGCACTGGAAAACTTGGATGGCCGATCTTTCGCTTCCATTCTCCTCGGAAACAGCGATTCCCATCGCGATGTGATTTTCACGACGCACACAGGCGATGGGAAAAAGAACATCTATCCCATTCGCAGTATCCGAACACGTGAGTGGAAGTTAATTCACAACCTCCACCCGGAATTTGCCCATACCAACCACTCCGACCTCGATCGTAAGCCGATGGCCGGCGCCTACTGGAACGAATGA
- a CDS encoding nucleoside hydrolase-like domain-containing protein, whose product MNFAINRASLISTFALLGLISQLNAQSPEVGRPPVSTDIVSRSGKPKVWIITDMSDKTLEGDNHVGTINDPDDISAMAGYLLMANEFDTKGIVVASTHRSRHRDSPNQADWANRYFGEAYRQAVIPLNKKLGGYPTTLSFMQSSIKETGQLFDPSRKYESLEQLASVKALLTATQELTENEVLNVLCWGSVTEPAILVRHCQSTGQEGMLDRLRFIAHWTNSTLHQGTPEQPEQVANCREDLAACRFLKSVAAQGKIQYFECGAIGQHGIVGGAPKGQAYYDQFRVSGLGKIFATGKFVRGIVDHSDSATYWTLLGDWGVSLADIDPKGSNPTSTEQANERKFRDNSRRIHDELLRRARAAASTE is encoded by the coding sequence ATGAATTTTGCAATCAACAGAGCTTCGCTAATCTCAACGTTTGCGTTACTCGGCCTGATTTCGCAGCTCAACGCCCAGTCCCCAGAAGTTGGTCGACCACCGGTTTCCACCGACATCGTTTCGAGGAGTGGCAAACCCAAAGTCTGGATTATTACCGATATGAGCGATAAGACGCTCGAAGGAGATAACCACGTCGGTACGATCAATGATCCTGACGACATCTCAGCCATGGCCGGCTATCTGCTGATGGCCAATGAGTTCGATACCAAGGGAATTGTTGTTGCCAGCACCCATCGCAGCCGCCACCGTGATTCGCCTAATCAGGCCGATTGGGCAAATCGTTACTTCGGAGAAGCCTACCGGCAAGCCGTGATTCCGCTGAATAAGAAGCTGGGAGGCTACCCAACCACGTTGTCGTTCATGCAATCGTCAATCAAAGAAACCGGACAGCTCTTTGATCCTTCGCGGAAGTATGAGAGTCTCGAGCAACTTGCCAGCGTTAAGGCGCTGCTAACAGCAACGCAGGAGCTGACGGAGAACGAAGTTCTCAATGTTCTGTGCTGGGGATCGGTCACTGAACCTGCCATTCTAGTCCGTCACTGCCAGTCAACAGGCCAAGAAGGAATGCTCGATCGCCTAAGGTTTATCGCTCATTGGACCAATTCAACACTCCACCAGGGAACGCCCGAGCAACCTGAGCAAGTTGCCAACTGTCGCGAAGATCTCGCGGCGTGCCGTTTTCTCAAGTCAGTCGCTGCGCAGGGCAAGATTCAATACTTTGAGTGTGGGGCCATTGGTCAGCACGGCATTGTTGGCGGTGCCCCCAAAGGCCAAGCGTACTATGACCAATTTCGTGTCTCCGGGCTCGGCAAGATATTTGCCACGGGGAAGTTCGTCAGGGGAATTGTCGACCATTCCGATTCAGCGACCTATTGGACATTGCTTGGAGATTGGGGCGTCTCTCTCGCAGATATTGACCCGAAAGGCAGTAACCCCACATCGACAGAGCAAGCGAACGAAAGGAAGTTTCGGGACAACTCCCGCCGCATCCATGATGAGCTTCTACGGCGCGCCCGAGCAGCCGCTTCTACTGAATAA
- a CDS encoding DUF5060 domain-containing protein, with protein sequence MSFTFVATTLGMLIIGYTPARAEQPSIDGELKTWHKVTLTTDGPQATETDSSPNPFTDYRMTVNFQHESGTPRYQVPGYFAADGNAGQTSAKSGNQWRAHLSPDKPGKWTYRISFVQGNQAAVDDSAMVEAVTPVDGITGSFNIAPSDKTGRDFRGRGRLAYVGKHYLQFAGSGDYFLKAGPDAPETFLAYQDFDDTTANKKNVPLKTWKAHVQDWNEGDPTWKNGKGKGMIGAVNYIADKGCNVISFLPYNAGGDGDNVWPFGDRDDQRHYDCSKLDQWQIVFDHAQSKGVYLHFKMQETEMDDNVPTSLNKGDLGPERKLYCRELVARFGHELALNWNLGEENTQTPKQQRDMAQYLKDIDPYDHHIVIHTFPNQQDKVYSQLIGDQSVLTGASLQNGWNQAHARTLQWVSESAKAGRPWVCANDEQGPASFGVPADPGYEGKDGKGGEKGKQYDLHDIRKQTLWGTLMAGGAGVEYYFGYKLPQNDLVCEDFRSRDQSWDYCRIALEFFNENDVPFWEMKNMDRLLENDSDSKVAYCFAKPGTIYLAYLGNGGQAKLDLTKDNQAYQVSWFNPRTGGKRQEGSVTQVKGGTVVSLGKSPENDGQDWLVVLRK encoded by the coding sequence ATGTCTTTCACTTTCGTGGCTACGACCTTGGGCATGCTCATCATTGGCTACACCCCTGCTCGAGCCGAGCAGCCCTCCATCGACGGAGAGCTGAAGACCTGGCACAAGGTGACGCTGACAACCGATGGTCCACAAGCCACTGAAACGGACTCGAGCCCTAATCCGTTTACCGATTACCGCATGACGGTCAATTTTCAACATGAGTCAGGTACCCCGCGGTACCAGGTTCCAGGCTACTTTGCGGCGGACGGCAACGCTGGCCAAACGTCTGCCAAGTCAGGAAACCAGTGGCGTGCCCATTTATCGCCTGACAAGCCTGGAAAGTGGACCTACAGAATCTCGTTTGTCCAAGGGAACCAAGCCGCCGTCGATGACTCGGCAATGGTCGAAGCGGTGACCCCAGTCGACGGTATTACCGGAAGTTTTAACATCGCTCCGAGCGACAAGACTGGACGAGACTTTCGTGGCCGGGGTCGCTTGGCTTACGTCGGCAAACATTACCTCCAATTTGCTGGTTCCGGCGATTACTTTCTGAAAGCTGGCCCCGACGCCCCGGAAACCTTTCTCGCCTACCAAGATTTTGACGATACGACGGCCAACAAGAAGAATGTTCCGCTAAAAACCTGGAAGGCTCATGTCCAGGATTGGAACGAAGGAGATCCAACCTGGAAGAATGGCAAAGGGAAAGGAATGATTGGGGCGGTGAACTATATCGCCGATAAGGGCTGCAACGTTATTTCCTTCCTCCCGTACAACGCAGGTGGCGATGGCGACAATGTTTGGCCGTTTGGCGATCGTGACGATCAACGGCATTACGACTGTTCGAAGCTTGATCAGTGGCAAATCGTGTTCGATCATGCACAGTCCAAAGGCGTGTACCTGCACTTCAAGATGCAGGAAACAGAAATGGACGACAACGTTCCTACGTCGCTAAATAAAGGAGATCTAGGCCCGGAACGGAAACTGTATTGCCGCGAACTGGTAGCACGGTTCGGCCACGAACTTGCGTTGAACTGGAACTTGGGGGAAGAGAACACGCAGACCCCCAAGCAACAGCGCGACATGGCTCAGTACCTGAAAGATATCGATCCGTATGATCATCACATCGTGATCCATACGTTTCCGAACCAGCAAGACAAGGTTTACTCCCAGTTGATCGGCGACCAATCCGTTCTAACCGGGGCTTCGCTACAGAATGGATGGAATCAAGCTCACGCACGAACGTTACAGTGGGTTTCCGAGTCAGCAAAAGCCGGCCGTCCGTGGGTTTGTGCCAACGATGAACAAGGCCCAGCCTCCTTTGGCGTCCCTGCCGATCCCGGCTACGAGGGAAAAGATGGCAAGGGCGGAGAAAAAGGGAAGCAATACGATCTGCACGACATCCGTAAGCAAACGCTCTGGGGAACGCTCATGGCGGGAGGTGCAGGCGTCGAATATTACTTCGGCTACAAGCTTCCGCAAAACGATCTAGTGTGCGAGGACTTCCGTAGTCGCGACCAGTCGTGGGACTACTGTCGAATTGCTCTCGAATTCTTCAACGAGAATGACGTTCCATTCTGGGAGATGAAGAATATGGATCGACTCTTAGAAAACGATTCGGATTCTAAAGTAGCGTATTGCTTTGCCAAACCAGGAACGATCTATCTTGCCTATCTCGGCAACGGTGGTCAGGCAAAACTCGACTTAACCAAAGATAACCAGGCATACCAAGTCAGCTGGTTCAATCCTCGCACAGGCGGGAAGCGGCAAGAGGGTAGTGTTACCCAGGTAAAAGGCGGGACCGTTGTCTCCCTCGGTAAGTCGCCCGAGAACGACGGACAAGATTGGCTCGTCGTTTTGCGTAAATAG
- a CDS encoding arylsulfatase, whose protein sequence is MRLSALLSILLLLLSISSIQAKEPVRPNIIFILADDLGYAELGCYGQKLIQTPRLDRMADEGMRFTNFYAGSTVCAPSRCVLMTGLHMGHVHVRGNAGGPDMTRQSLRDKDFTVAEALKSANYATALCGKWGLGDDATGGRAGFPRRQGFDHFFGYLNQVHAHNYYPEFLWRNEEKVPLRNVVQEAERSYGGFRGGWATKKLDYSHDLFVDDAMTFIQDQAKQDDQPFFLYLSLTIPHANNEGTRGTGNGQEVPDYGIYADKDWKDQDKGQAAMITRMDSDVGRILDLLDQLQIAENTVVMFSSDNGPHNEGGHTVDLFDPNGPLRGMKRDLYEGGIRVPMIVRWPGTVPAGTVSDHIGYFGDLMATCCDLSGVEVKAGLDSISFVPILTGQAAKQQSHEFLYWEFYERGGKRAVRSGKWKAVNNSWPGGTPELYDLSSDLGETKDLAADYPDVLKKLQGYMQAAHVPHPDWNASRK, encoded by the coding sequence ATGAGACTTTCCGCACTCCTCTCGATTCTTCTACTTTTGCTTTCTATCAGCTCAATTCAGGCGAAGGAGCCTGTCCGCCCAAACATCATCTTCATCTTGGCCGATGACCTCGGTTACGCAGAACTAGGTTGCTACGGCCAGAAGCTGATTCAGACACCTAGACTCGATCGTATGGCCGACGAGGGGATGCGCTTCACGAACTTCTACGCTGGAAGTACGGTTTGTGCCCCTTCACGCTGTGTCCTGATGACGGGCCTGCACATGGGGCACGTTCATGTTCGCGGAAACGCAGGTGGGCCAGATATGACGCGTCAATCGTTGCGGGATAAGGATTTCACCGTTGCAGAGGCATTGAAGTCGGCTAACTACGCCACTGCATTGTGTGGAAAGTGGGGCCTGGGAGACGACGCAACTGGCGGACGAGCAGGTTTCCCTCGACGACAAGGATTCGATCATTTCTTCGGCTACCTCAACCAGGTTCATGCCCACAACTACTACCCGGAATTCCTGTGGCGTAATGAAGAGAAGGTTCCGCTACGAAACGTTGTCCAGGAAGCAGAGCGCTCATACGGGGGCTTCCGCGGCGGTTGGGCAACGAAGAAGCTTGACTACAGTCATGATCTGTTCGTCGACGATGCCATGACCTTCATTCAAGACCAAGCGAAGCAGGATGACCAACCGTTCTTTCTTTACCTGTCTCTGACGATCCCTCATGCGAACAACGAAGGCACCCGAGGCACAGGCAACGGGCAGGAAGTTCCAGACTATGGGATTTATGCGGACAAAGATTGGAAAGACCAAGACAAAGGTCAAGCTGCGATGATCACCCGCATGGATTCCGATGTCGGCCGCATCCTCGATCTATTGGACCAGTTACAAATCGCCGAGAACACGGTGGTCATGTTCTCTAGCGACAATGGGCCTCACAATGAAGGTGGCCACACGGTCGATCTCTTCGACCCCAACGGGCCGCTGCGCGGCATGAAGCGAGATCTCTACGAAGGTGGTATTCGTGTTCCCATGATCGTTCGCTGGCCTGGAACCGTGCCGGCGGGCACGGTCTCGGATCATATTGGATACTTTGGCGATCTGATGGCTACATGCTGTGATCTTTCCGGCGTCGAAGTCAAAGCAGGGCTCGACTCGATCAGTTTCGTTCCCATTTTGACAGGCCAGGCCGCCAAACAGCAGTCGCACGAATTCCTCTACTGGGAATTCTATGAACGCGGAGGCAAACGCGCCGTGCGATCCGGGAAATGGAAAGCGGTGAACAATTCCTGGCCAGGTGGTACGCCGGAGCTATACGACTTATCCAGTGATCTAGGCGAAACCAAGGATCTTGCTGCGGACTATCCTGATGTTTTGAAGAAACTGCAAGGCTACATGCAGGCGGCTCATGTGCCTCATCCTGACTGGAATGCCTCGCGGAAATAA
- a CDS encoding DUF1559 domain-containing protein encodes MTRKGFTLVELLVVIAIIGVLIALLLPAVQQAREAARRMQCTNQLKQLALAVHNYHDTFGSLPAGTITVANNSTGAGDQGNASWGWGALLLPFIEQQNMSDRLGVGKIPLNDYVQQSASTGINLDDQSLVLNAFICPSDAGPEINDSSKFSRTGGNPYESSPANLAPKSNYNGCFGHNRSRIWNNGQYDRIATGMFRYAGGGSNDSALAFRDITDGTTNTLMLGERTYALKGNIRFYPGTWVGCLAGSHEDCHEDIWFTFRAPINGAQGGINFSNPDANSVQLWSRQEGLSSQHPGGVNVALGDASVRFLPETLEWAYGGDGDGNINTVSERLAAINDGFPIGDF; translated from the coding sequence ATGACTCGTAAGGGTTTTACGCTAGTTGAATTGCTTGTTGTCATTGCCATTATTGGTGTTCTCATTGCTCTGTTGCTTCCAGCCGTCCAACAAGCTCGCGAAGCTGCCCGGAGAATGCAGTGCACCAACCAGCTCAAGCAGTTGGCACTAGCAGTTCACAACTACCACGACACTTTTGGTTCGCTGCCTGCCGGTACGATTACGGTAGCAAACAACTCGACCGGGGCCGGAGACCAGGGGAATGCAAGTTGGGGTTGGGGCGCGCTATTACTTCCATTCATCGAACAGCAGAATATGTCAGATCGACTCGGCGTTGGCAAAATCCCATTGAATGACTACGTTCAGCAAAGCGCCTCGACGGGAATCAACCTAGACGATCAGTCTTTGGTGCTTAATGCGTTTATCTGTCCATCCGACGCGGGGCCGGAGATTAATGACAGCTCAAAGTTCTCGCGAACCGGCGGCAACCCTTACGAATCGTCGCCAGCCAACCTGGCACCGAAATCGAATTACAACGGATGCTTTGGTCACAATCGTTCCCGTATCTGGAACAACGGCCAATATGACAGAATCGCCACTGGAATGTTTCGCTACGCAGGCGGAGGATCAAATGATTCGGCGCTTGCTTTTCGAGATATCACTGACGGTACCACCAACACCCTTATGCTTGGCGAACGTACCTACGCATTGAAGGGCAATATCCGATTCTATCCAGGCACGTGGGTCGGGTGCCTGGCAGGTAGCCATGAGGATTGCCATGAAGACATCTGGTTTACCTTTCGAGCTCCGATAAATGGTGCCCAAGGTGGTATCAATTTCAGCAATCCTGATGCCAATTCCGTGCAGTTGTGGTCCCGCCAGGAAGGCCTTTCAAGTCAACATCCAGGTGGCGTCAATGTTGCCTTGGGGGACGCTTCCGTCCGATTCCTTCCGGAAACTCTTGAGTGGGCCTATGGCGGCGATGGAGACGGAAATATCAATACGGTCTCAGAACGGTTGGCCGCTATCAACGATGGCTTTCCGATTGGTGACTTTTAG
- a CDS encoding LysR family transcriptional regulator: MIPSDVDKANELVVQQLRSFCLVYENHSYAAAARKTGRSVPTLWEQVRSVEKRYEVILFRRKGRKIEPTASAEVLYTSLRPLLAGIDSTFERIREFNTLGADTVTLVTGVRMMCEELGAPLAKFHEELPQVRLRLVHGDDDTAVRMISEGTADLALTLERGPEQKDSLVTSERAYTIDYLAVFPEDHPLNRKKRLGLNDLIRYPIIIGHRATSGRALFEQTLHREGLTSKLNIAAETDNSAFTISCVRAGMGVGIVAGQAVESPLTSRLAKRSLSHCLGQAYIAFRRKKGRQPTKVVRTIMDLIRETLA, from the coding sequence GTGATTCCTTCCGATGTGGATAAAGCTAACGAGTTGGTCGTCCAGCAACTGCGGTCATTCTGTCTCGTGTATGAGAACCACAGTTATGCCGCCGCGGCTCGGAAAACGGGACGTTCCGTTCCAACCCTGTGGGAGCAGGTTCGGTCGGTCGAGAAGCGCTACGAAGTTATTCTGTTTCGCCGCAAGGGCCGTAAAATCGAGCCAACGGCATCCGCCGAAGTCTTGTACACCTCGCTGCGTCCGCTCCTAGCCGGAATTGACTCGACATTCGAGAGAATCCGTGAGTTCAACACGCTCGGGGCGGACACGGTAACGCTCGTTACCGGCGTGCGAATGATGTGCGAAGAACTTGGGGCACCTCTGGCCAAGTTCCATGAAGAGCTACCCCAGGTTCGTTTGCGGCTAGTTCATGGGGATGATGACACGGCGGTTCGGATGATCTCGGAGGGAACTGCGGACCTGGCTTTAACGCTTGAGCGGGGACCGGAACAGAAAGACTCGCTAGTCACCAGCGAACGTGCTTACACAATTGACTACCTGGCCGTCTTTCCCGAGGATCATCCGCTCAATCGCAAGAAGCGACTTGGACTGAATGACCTGATTCGATATCCGATCATCATCGGTCACCGGGCAACCTCAGGCCGTGCCCTGTTCGAACAGACGTTGCATCGCGAAGGATTAACTTCCAAACTGAATATCGCGGCAGAGACCGATAACAGCGCGTTCACGATCTCTTGCGTACGTGCCGGGATGGGAGTCGGGATCGTTGCGGGGCAAGCCGTTGAGAGCCCATTGACATCTCGGCTGGCCAAACGATCGTTGTCTCACTGCCTGGGACAAGCGTACATCGCATTTCGACGAAAGAAGGGGCGTCAGCCGACGAAGGTCGTTCGAACGATCATGGACCTAATCCGTGAGACTCTCGCATAA